AGTACACGCGGGCCAGCAGGTCATCTTCGATGTACGTGTCGCGACCGCTTTCTTTGTGTCCCTTCACGCCCGCGCAGGGGTTGGCCAGTGCGGTATATCCGGACTGCCTGGCGAAATTCCAGATTGCGCTGAGCAACGATTTCTCTCGATTCGCTCTTACTGGCGCTGTCTTTCCACGCTTGCGCAAATACTGAACAACATGATGCGGTTCGATTGCCTCAAGCGGCGCAGGCGGGTCGTTGAAGAAAAGCAGTAGTTGTTTAAGTTCGCGAATGTTGTCTTTCTGTGAAGCTGGCGCTTTAGTCGGTACTACTTCATCCATATATAGTTCGGCAACGTAGGCAAACGTTAGAACAGACTGGGCAATTGCTGATGACGCACGGCTCTTTTCAAGCTTCGCGTATTCAACTATTGCCAGACCGTAGTCACCCCCAAGTGCTATTTCCTTTCTTGGACTTCCGCCTAGGTCGTAATAGTAAAAAAGTTTTCCGCTGCGTTGTTTCCGTTTTCGAAGTCTGACTACGCTGTCAGGATTCGTCGGTCGGCGCCCCATCTATACTGCCTTGCGTGGTTGCCACGTTGGCTTCTGGATTGGAGAGACGGGCTCACCGGTCAAGGCGGAAGCGATTACGCACGGCCAGCCGCTGCGCTTAATGGTGTGACGGATGCCGTTACGCTTTAGGATCATTATCTGGCCAGCCTTTGTCCCGGCCCCAGTCAGCGTCTTTACTTCTTCCATGCTTAAAAAATAAATATCGTTCATGGGATTCCTCTCCATATCTTTGCCAGCTCGCTTGCTACTAGATGGCTACATTGCGGGCTTGTCGATAGTGCTCGCGTACCGGGGCGTACCTGGTGAGCGTCCAGCACGTCACCCTTTCGTAGTTCCCACGTTGTGTTCATGTATCCAACTATTCAGTCGTGACTAGGTGGCGTGACATGACCCGGTTTTGGGGTATCTGTTGCCGACACGTTTTCGTTATTCGCAAAACGTGGCGCGGACTAACCGATCAGGTTGCGGCAAATCTTTACGAGTTCGTCATGATCAACGCCCTCGGCAACCTCTGCATAAGCAAGAGTTCGCAATGATTCCTCGCGGCTTCGCGGTTTAATTTTGGCCAGCAAACCTTCCACGAACCACTCGCGCACAATTGCCTCATTCTGTCCGTCGCCGCATTCCCCGGTAGCGCTTCTGAGGCCTGATAACTCACGCCAGTAGGCTATTTCATGAAGGCAGTCATCGAGTGTGAGAGGCATCAGATCGGCATGCTTGCGGAAACGCTTGTGGGCGGCTTCCTTGTCACAGTCAATGTAGTTCTTGAACCCTTTACAGCGCTTTAACGCCATTTCACAGAACTGCTCTGCCGGCGTGTCATCCCAGATCGTTTCGCCACCGAAGCGCGCTTCCGCCTCGACGATCAGGCGAAGCGTCTCAATTGATCTGGTAGCCAACCCTTCGAGATTGCCAAACCCAATAGACGCAAAGGTCGCGAAGAAGTGGCCCGGTTGTGCGGCGCGCAAATAGTCGCTATACCGCTCCTCTAGAGCCTTCATCGGTGTGGCGATCTTCTTTGCTGCCTCCAAGGCCACCGCGATAGGTCCGGGCTGGCCGGTGCTGATTACATCGCGGAGCCAAAGCACGGCGTCGACCTCTTTGTCGCCCGTGACGATCTGCTGTGACGGCAATGTTTGAACCGACGGCATTGTCTCGGTACTGATTCGGATCGGCGGAAGGGTGAACAATGCACGGTGTGCCAGGTTGTCGTTATTCATCAACGACGATCCTTTGCTGGCGGGAGTTCTGGCTTCGATTCAATGAAGCCGCTCGCGCTGTTCTCGCCACCGATGTGACGGAAGTATTCGATCTCCACCTTGGCGCTCTCGATCAGCACGCGACTGATGTTCGATACCGACTGAGCCCGCTGCACTTCCTTGGGTAAATCGTCTTCACTTGCGTCGCGCACAGCTTCAAGCTGGGCAAACAAATGGTCTCGCAAATCCGAAAGTTTATTTTTCATGTTTAGTTCTCTTCTTGATGGTTTTCTTGATTTCGTTTTGTAAATGCAGGATGTCGACAATTTCTTCGGGAAGATGGCGGTAGTTCGGGCAGCATCGAATAACGTGCTCACTAAAAGTACGCAAGCAAAGGTTCTTTATATCTGCGTTCTTTCGATTTCCATCCTTGGCGACTACGATAAAGCCTTCGGGAATAGGGCCGTTCGCTTGTTCCCATATGTAGGTGTGTAACGGCTTCCAAACATCCGGGCGTCCAACTTTTATAAGTGTTCTCGATCCGGTGTTGCGAGTTGATCCTATCGGCTTTTCCCAGTGCTCCTGTCCGAAACGGTTAAAACCAATCTCCATATTGGCGCAGCCTAAATCGTGCATGTACTGCTTACTTTTTTTAACGCCAAGTAGAAACGCACGGGTAGCGATTGAGTTATAAGATCGGTCAGGTAGAAGTTCCGCCATACGGCTTGGGGCGCTTTCCGCGTAGAGCTGCTGGATCAAGACATCCTCAGCGGCAGTCCAACGCCTGTTGCGCCTGGCCATTAGGTTTTGGCCTCATGGATGACCACAGACAGAGCGTAATCAATCAAGTCACCCGGCACGCCTGGCAGAAGCTCCCTCATCCGCCATCGGGCAGCCTCCTTGTCGATTACTGTGCGCGCACGCAATCCTTCGCACTCAGCTTTAAGTGCCGAAAAATCATCAACCACCGTCTTTACACATGGCGGCAGGTCGTGAAAGCTGTGGCTCGAAAGTTGTTTAGCTGGTCCTTTGACGGCCAATGCAACACCGCGCAGTAACGCAGCCAGCCGGTCGCAAAGATCAGTAGCCTCCTGCTCATCGATCTTCAGCCGTTCAATCTCGGCGGTCAGCATCAACACTGCCTTCGGATTTGCTCCAGCGATGAACGCGGCATTGGCCTGGCACTGCTCATCAGTCTTGACCAGGCAATTAGCGAAGGTGTTGGCGATGCGACCGCCAGTCTTGCGCCCGCTGGCGATATAGCTGTACAGCACGTAGCCGTGCTCATTGACGTAATCACCATCGATGACCCATGGGCCGGGCGTTGCGGCCTTGGCCAAACTTGCGAGTTCGGCGGCGAGCTTCTGTGCTGCGCTTTGCTTGCTCATGACCGCGCTCCAAAGTGATCAGCCAGCAACCGGCGCGGATCGATCCCGCACGCCGAGGCCATTTCCTCGATCCGGACGAATGTGGTCTCCCTGATCTGCAGGGCGTTGAACAACTCAATTAGGCGCTGGCCAACCGGTCCGTTACGGAATTTCATAGCTGAAACCTCGTTTCGAGGGTGGTGGGTAATTGCCCTTTTTTGCGCACCAAACTGGATGGAGAAGCCCGCGCCGCCTCGCTTGAGGGGGTGGCGGTGGTGGTGTGCTTGAGCGAATTATCTGGCAAGCAACTAATCGCCCGGTAGTTGAGAATCCAGCAAGTCGCCCCGTGGACGCTGTCGTGCTGAATGTCGATGATCTGCTGGGGCTGATCGGCATAGGCGAGGCTGTCCAAGGCGAGCAATGCAAGGGTCACAACAAGGGTTGGCGCAATCTTCACGGCCTTTGCGAGTAGAGAAACTGCCTTGCTCATGGCCGATCCTCCCAGTCCCAACTTAGCTTCGGATTGATCGGCGGGAAGCATTGCAACGTGGCCAAGTCGATCAGCGTGAAGTGCCTGCCCATCCATCCACCGGTATCGATGTGATAGACGTTGCCCAGCACTGCCGGCTGTTGCACGACTGAGTGCCCAACTATCACAGCGCGAATATCGCTAACACCTGCTTGGTTTTCGGATGAAATGCGGTTTCGGGACCACTGACATGCGGCCTCAACATTGCGGAAGCCGATACCTATGTCGGTCAGCGCTTCTCGCAAGTTGTCCCAGCTTGAGAATGGACAGTCCGCGTGGACGATTCCGACAAGGCCGGCCAATGTCATCACTTCAATAGCCATGGGCAGGCTGGCCAGCAGGTCAACTAGGTGATTGATTTCAGTCGTTAACCGTCCGTAGAGCCACGAGCCGCCGTTCTCCATGTGCAGCATCTGGATATTACCGTTGCTCTTCAGATCCGATCCGTGAGCCTCAATCGCCATCTGCTCATGGTTACCACGAACGGAGTGAAACCAAGGCTTGGCCAGCCACGTATCGACATGATCAGACTCAGGCCCGCGGTCAATTAGATCGCCAACACTGAACAGGCGGTCGACGGCAGGATCGAAATTAACTGCGTCCAGCGCGGCTTGCAGTTTGGTGAAGTGTCCATGGATATCGCCGACGGCAAAGTCTCGACCGGTAGTGTTAATTTCAAAGCGCTTGAGCTGGTTCATGCCTGGCTCCCGAGCGTAGCCAATGCGGCTATGAGCTCGTCTGTGCGTCCGTAAAAACGGCCGGTGTCTTCGTTCACGAACCGCTCCAGTACTTCGGCCAAGGCCACGCTTGAGGCGAGCCCTGACAGGTCCAGCGCGGGCGGCGCATCTGAATACGGCTGGTGAATGAATGTGGCTTCCTTGATGACCAGCGTCTTGACTGGGCGAACTGTTTTGATGTCCTTCCCCCAGTTCGTGCGTGGTGTGCACCACGGATGCATGGTTAGGTTCCAAGCAGATCCGCAGTTATTCGCGGTGCTGGACCAGAAACCGTGCGTATCGGCGAAAGATTGTTCCGCCTGGCTCCGATGGCGGCTGTCCCATGCATCCAGCTGCAGAAGGGTGGAGCGCATCGCCTCGAGCTGGCGAATAGATGGGATGTGCCAGCACCCGGTACCACGAATCACCATCCGGAGAACCTTTTGCGCGATTGCGCTACCCGCCTCAGCCATTGCGTGCGTGTTCATCAGGCCATCTTCAAATGACATCGCAGCCTTGATGCTTGGGCGCGGGCCTAAGCGGTCCCACCACTGGGCATCACACTGAAATTCGCGGCCAGCATCAATTAGGGCGTGCTCGCGACCATCAAAGAAAACACGACCAGCGTAGAAGCCACCGTCGAGCGGGTGTCCAATGGCGGGAAGGGCGGCAGCGGAAATTGAGCGGCGCTTCATACTGGCTCACCGTTAATTTCCAGCAGGCGAGCCAGACGTAAACCATTGTCGACTTCTGCATCCAGCTCGGTGCCGAAGTAACATTGCTCTTCGCGTGCTACGCAAAGGTCGGTGTCCATGTCATCGATGCGGCCTTTATCGCGCAGCCACTCATAGCGCTGGGCGTTCTTCAATGTCTTGAGCCATTCGTCAATGTTGGTGACGCGCACCTGGGCGTATGGCGTTTCAGCAACTATGGGATTTTCCGTAATTAAACTACCCGGGTTTTGGGTAGCTAACAGATCGGGCTCCAGCAGCTTTTCCAGCTTTTGCTTAAAGATAACCAACGCTCGCAGCGCCTGGCCGGCTTTGTCTTCGGCTTCCGACTCGTCGTCACCTTCGTTTAGTGCCTGCTGCTTAATCTCGTCAGCGACTTGAAGGTACAGCGTCGGAACGTGTTCGATGACCCGGCGAAGGGCGGGGTGGTGGTCGTCACCGGTAGGGGTGGTTGCTCGCTTCAGCGCTGCTTCGGCCAGCACTAGCTGACAGCGCAACAAATCAGCTTGCTCGATCTGATCGCCAGCATAGTGAGCGGTAACCAGTGCGCCGAAGCGGCCCACCTGAACCGTTGCGCCAATTGAAAGGAATGGCGCCAAGCCGGCCAAGCTCTCGCCTTTGCGAGCTTTCAGCGCAATGGTGATGTGATTAGCCGTGTACATGCATCACCTCGGCGCGCGGGTTGGAGATCTTGCGTTCGCGGATCTCGGAGCGGTCAACGGCGACATTGGCTGGCGCTTCGATGCCGAGCCGGACCTGCCCATCACGGGCACTGATAACCGTGACTTTGATGCCGTCACCGATAACAATCGATTCGCCGAAGCGGCGGGATAAACAAAGCATGGACGTACTCCTTGTTGAATTTCAGGCAAACCATTGGCGTGCTGATTAACTTGGCAATCTTTAAAATGGGCTAGTTGTTTGTTGCTTAATTCAGCTCTGGCATATTCAGAACTTCAAGCAGCGCATCGAGCTTGCTCTCGTAAATGTGCGGCTGAACTTCCAACTGATTCGCTGGATTAGTTGCGTTCTTGCCATAGGTTTTGCCGGTGTCTGTCAGCGCCCAATACTCTTTGACGCCCCTGCTCTTGCTGGGCCGCTGCTTGCGCTCAACCAGTCCAGCAGCTTGCATCGCCAAGTAAACTTTGCGGGACGTTGTCGGCAGTTTAAACTTCGTGATGAGCGTACCAATAGCAGCAGTCGTGTGGCTGCTGTCGTCACCGTCCGGTGCATCAATTGCGTAAACCGGTAGCAAGTCAGCTTGGCCGATCTTCGCTGCATATTTTTGATACATTCCCAAAGTTGCGGACGGCGGTAAATTCAGGGTGCGGGACATTGACTCAATCAGGATAGTTGCATCGTTAGCGCTGGGTGTTGGCGCTTGAATAACGGTGTAAGTCCCGGTGCGACGAAGCGTCGGCAGCAGATCGTCGAACACCCA
The nucleotide sequence above comes from Pseudomonas sp. AB6. Encoded proteins:
- a CDS encoding metallophosphoesterase, which translates into the protein MNQLKRFEINTTGRDFAVGDIHGHFTKLQAALDAVNFDPAVDRLFSVGDLIDRGPESDHVDTWLAKPWFHSVRGNHEQMAIEAHGSDLKSNGNIQMLHMENGGSWLYGRLTTEINHLVDLLASLPMAIEVMTLAGLVGIVHADCPFSSWDNLREALTDIGIGFRNVEAACQWSRNRISSENQAGVSDIRAVIVGHSVVQQPAVLGNVYHIDTGGWMGRHFTLIDLATLQCFPPINPKLSWDWEDRP
- a CDS encoding site-specific integrase, which codes for MGRRPTNPDSVVRLRKRKQRSGKLFYYYDLGGSPRKEIALGGDYGLAIVEYAKLEKSRASSAIAQSVLTFAYVAELYMDEVVPTKAPASQKDNIRELKQLLLFFNDPPAPLEAIEPHHVVQYLRKRGKTAPVRANREKSLLSAIWNFARQSGYTALANPCAGVKGHKESGRDTYIEDDLLARVYSFADQPLKDALDLFYLTGQRITDTLKMDERDIRDGQLTVQQNKTKAKRRIEIVGELKLVMDRISARKEGYNIRSTRLIVMTTGQPMTSSMLRGRFDAARELAGVEKADFQMRDLRAKAGTDKAESSGDILQARDQLGHTTVVMTEQYIRKRIGKKVTPTK
- a CDS encoding DUF4224 domain-containing protein; amino-acid sequence: MNDIYFLSMEEVKTLTGAGTKAGQIMILKRNGIRHTIKRSGWPCVIASALTGEPVSPIQKPTWQPRKAV
- a CDS encoding HNH endonuclease signature motif containing protein; the encoded protein is MIQQLYAESAPSRMAELLPDRSYNSIATRAFLLGVKKSKQYMHDLGCANMEIGFNRFGQEHWEKPIGSTRNTGSRTLIKVGRPDVWKPLHTYIWEQANGPIPEGFIVVAKDGNRKNADIKNLCLRTFSEHVIRCCPNYRHLPEEIVDILHLQNEIKKTIKKRTKHEK
- a CDS encoding carbon storage regulator → MLCLSRRFGESIVIGDGIKVTVISARDGQVRLGIEAPANVAVDRSEIRERKISNPRAEVMHVHG
- a CDS encoding Bro-N domain-containing protein, whose product is MNVSLFNFRKAQVRVVTEDDGTPWFVGKDVCDVLGYANQSDAMGRHCRGVAKRYPILDSIGRSQEARVLSEGDTLRLIINSTLPAAQEFESWVFDDLLPTLRRTGTYTVIQAPTPSANDATILIESMSRTLNLPPSATLGMYQKYAAKIGQADLLPVYAIDAPDGDDSSHTTAAIGTLITKFKLPTTSRKVYLAMQAAGLVERKQRPSKSRGVKEYWALTDTGKTYGKNATNPANQLEVQPHIYESKLDALLEVLNMPELN